A region of the Methylobacterium nodulans ORS 2060 genome:
GCGAGGCCGCCATGAGAGCCACGTGCGTGCCGCCCACCGTCACCTTCGGAAACACGATCTCGGCCCCGCGCAGGCCGTTGCGGGTGCGGGCCACCACGTAGCCGCCGTCGATCTCGATCGTGGCGCCGAGCCTCTCCATCGCCATCAGCAGCAGGTCGACCGGGCGCGTGCCGATGGCGCAGCCGCCCGGCATCGAGACCCTGGCCTCGCCGAACCGCGCGAGCAGCGGCGCGATCACCCAGAAGCTCGCCCGCATGGTCGAGACGAGCTCGTAGGGCGCCGTCGTGTCGATGACGTTGCTCGCCGTGAGACGGATGGTCTGGCCGGTCTCGGCCGTCTGGCCGGGGCGCTTGCCCACCACCATGTGGTCGACGCCGTGATTGCCGAGGATGCGCAGGAGCGAGGCGATGTCGGCGAGACGCGGCACATTGGCGAGCTCGACGGTCTCGCCCGTGAGCAGGCTCGCGATCATCAGCGGCAGGGCCGCGTTCTTCGCGCCCGAGATCGGGATCTCCCCGTGGAGCGGCGCGCCGCCGGTGATGTGGATACGGTCCATGTCGGTTCCCTGCAACGCCGCGACCGTCACCCGCGGCTCATCCGTCGCCTCGATCGTCCCGCCTGCGGCCCGCCCCCGTCGACGCGGTGCCGCACGCGGTCATCGTCCTGTGGCCGTTAAGGCCACGCTTTCCTGTTAACGCCGGCTCTCCTCCGGCGGATCCGTCTCGGCGGGCTGCGGCGCCTCGGCGGCGGCGCGGCCGCGCGCCTGCGCCTTGCGGCGCCTGAGGTTGTCCCGCAGGGCGGCCTTCAACCGCTCCGCCCGGGAATCCTTGCTGCTTTCGTCCATCTCTCGCGACCCATCGTCGCCATCACGCATTTTCGCCTTCCGCCCGTCGCCCGAAGGCGGCAGATACGGCGCATCCCGCCTTAACCTGATCCAGTTACAAAGCCAGCCGGATTGGAGCGAGATCAAGGCGCGACCCGGGCAACACCATGCTCCGGCGCGTTTTCCGGCGAGCCGAAGGGATCCTGATGCCCGAGACCGACTACCAGGCCATTTTCCGGGGCGCGCTTGATCGACTGCACGGCGAGCGGCGCTACCGGGTCTTTGCCGATATCGAGCGCATCGCCGGCCGCTTTCCGGCGGCGCGCTGGCGCCAGCCGGACGGCTCGAGCCGCGAGATCACGGTGTGGTGCTCGAACGACTATCTGGGCATGGGCCAGCACCCGGCGGTGGTGCAGGCCCTCACCGAGACCGCCCGGCGCTGCGGGGTCGGCGCGGGCGGCACCCGCAACATCGCGGGCACCACCTCGCCGCTGGTCGATCTGGAGCGCGAGCTGGCCGACCTGCACGGCAAGGAGGCGGCCCTGGTCTTCACCTCGGGCTACGTCTCCAACCAGACCGGCATCGCCACCCTGGCCCGGCTGATCCCGCACTGCCTGATCCTGTCGGACGCCTACAACCACAACTCGATGATCGAGGGCGTGCGCCAGTCCGGCTGCGAGAAGAAGATCTTTCGCCACAACGACCTCGGCCATCTCGAGGCGCTGCTGCGCGAGGCGGGCGCGCGGCCCAAGCTGATCGTGTTCGAGAGCGTCTACTCGATGGACGGCGACGTGGCGCCGATCGGCGCGATCTGCGACCTGGCCGAGCGCTACGGGGCGCTGACCTATATCGACGAGGTGCACGCGGTCGGGCTGTACGGGCCGCGCGGGGCCGGCATCGCCGAGCGGGACGGGGTGATGCACCGCCTCGACGTGATCGAGGGCACGCTGGCCAAGGGCTTCGGGGTGGTGGGCGGCTACATCAGCGGCACGGCGGCGATGTGCGACGCGGTGCGCAGCCATGCGCCGGGCTTCATCTTCACCACCGCGCTGCCGCCGGCCATCGCGGCGGCGGCGAGTGCCTCGATCCGGCACCTGAAGCGGTCGGGCGCGGAGCGCGAGGCGCATCAGCGGCAGGCGGCGCGCACCAAGGCGGCGCTGGCGGCGGCGGGGCTGCCGGTGCGGGCGACCGAGACGCATATCGTGCCGGTGATGGTGGGCGATGCCGAGCGCTGCAAGGCGGCGGCGGACCGGCTGCTGGAGCGGCACGGCATCTACATCCAGCCGATCAACTATCCGACCGTGCCGCGCGGCACCGAGCGCCTGCGCATCACGCCGACCCCGTTCCATGACGAGGCGCAGATCGCCCGCCTGACCGAGGCGCTGCTCGAGGTGTGGCAGGCCCTCGACCTCCCCCGCGCCGGCACCCCCGTCGTCGAAGCCGCCGCGTGATCCGACGGTCATTTCAACGACTGTAGGCATCAGTTCACAACCGGCCGGGTCGCCCCTGACGGATGAAACCGGCTGACTGAGCGCCCCCGCCTGGGGCAGCCGCCCCGCTCCTCATGCTGAGGTAGCCGGCGGCAGCCGGCCCTCTGGCCGGCATCAGCCGGCACGCACCCCGGACCGCTGGTCCGAGGCTCTGGTGGATGGGATCATCGGTCAGGCGTGCTTCGAGGCAGCCTGCGCGATCTTCGATCGCCAGTGCGATCTGTGATCGCCCGCGCCTCAGCATGAGGAGCGGGGCGGCTGCCACGCACGTCGGTTTCGATCTGGATCCGGTGTCGTGCCCCCTCTCTCGTCCAGGGAGAGGGCATGGGGATCAGAGATTCGGCCTGACCGTCGCGGCATTCTCATCGGCGAGCCGATCCCTCACCCTCCGATTCGTGCCAGCAGACGCTCGATCAGCGGGTTCTCGGCCGCGAAGGCATAGTCGATCCGCCGGACGCTCACGCCCTGTGCACCCGCCCGGGCGAGCGCATCGGCGAGGTCGAAGACGGCATCGGCGGGGGCAGCGCAGCACGATCTCGCCCCGCCCCTCCGGCACGCCGTAGGGCAGCTCGGCGCGGTACGCCGCCGCGAGAGCGGGCAGGTCGAAGGCCTCGGCCGGCATGCCGGCCCGCACCTCCCGGCTCGTGCGGGCCCGCTCCTCGGCGCTGATCCGGCCCAGCACCGCCTGCATGGCCGCCCGCGCCGTCGGCCCCCAGGGGGCGCCGAGCGAGGCGACGAGGTTCGCCTCCGAGCGCAGGATGACCCCGTCGTCCAGGACCTTCAGTGCATTGGCGGCGAGCGTCGCCCCCGTCGTGGTGATGTCGACCACGATCTCGGCGCTGCCGGCCGCTGGCGCGCCCTCGGTCGCCCCCAGGCTCTCGACGATGCGGTAATCGGCGACGCCGTGGCCCGCGAAGAAGCGCCGGGTGAGGTTGAGGTACTTGGTGGCGATGCGCAGGCGCCTGCCGTGCCGCAGCCGCATGTCGATGGCGACCTCATCGAGATCGCTCATCGTGCGCACGTCGATCCAGGCCTGCGGCACCGCCACCACCACCGTCGCCTGACCGAAGCCGAGCGGGGTGAGCAGTTCGACCTGAGCGCCGGAATCCGGCAGCGTCTCGCGGATCAGATCCTCGCCCGTCACGCCGAGATGGGCCGCGCCGCTCGCGAGCTGGCCCGCGATCTCGGATGCCGAGAGGTAGCGCACCTCCACATCCGCCACGCCCTTGAGGTGCCCGCGATAGTCACGGGCGCCGCTCGTCTGCGCGAGGACGAGGCCGGCCCGGCCGAAGAAGGCGGCGGCATTCTCCTGAAGCCGGCCCTTGGAGGGGACCGCGAGGACGAGGGGGCCGTCGGGGCGGGTCATCGGCTGGTCTCCCGGGCGGCGAGGCGGTCGAGCCAGAAGGAGCAGCCCACCGCCGGCAGCGGCTCCGGGCTGCCGAGATGCTGGAGCAGGCCGTCGTAGCGGCCGCCGCCGACCACGGGCCTTTCGCCCTCCGCCTCCGCGATCTCGAAGATGAAGCCCGTATAATAGTCGAGGTTGCGGGCGAAACGCCCCGTGAAGGTGAAGCGGTCGAGGGGCAGGCCGCGGGCCGCGATGAAGCCGTTGCGCTCCTCGAACAGGGCGAGCGCCTCGCGCAGGGCCGGGGCGGCGAGCCCGGCGCTGCCGATGAGTTCGCGGACCGCCGCGGCGGCCTGGTCGGGATCTCCCGTCACCGCCAGATAGGCCTCGATCACCGCGCGCGTCTCGGAGCCGAGACCCGCGCCGCCGCCCGCATGGGCTGCGGCCTTGGCGAGGAAGCGTTCGGCGATCTCGCCCGCACTGCGCCCGCCGACCCGGCTGATCCCCGCGATGGCGAGCACGTCCTCCACGAAGGCGCGCACCCCCTGCGGATCCTGGCCCTGGATGGCGCTGAGCAGGCCCGCATGGGCCTCGCCGACCGGCGCCGGCGCCACGAGGTCATCGAGGGAGCGCCCGGCCGCGATGGCGCGCAGGCAGCGGCGCTTGGCAGCGGGTGCGACGCCGAGCGCATCGAGGAGCGCCGTGATCAGGCCCATGTCGCCGAGCCGGACCTGCAGGTCGCGGCGGCCCAGCCGCTCCAGGCCCTCGACCGCGAGGCCGAGGATCTCGGCATCGACGGCCGGGATCTCGACCCGGCCGATCGACTCGATGCCCGCCTGGTGGAACTCGTCCGGCTCCGCGGCCCGCAGGCGAAACACCGGCCCCAGATAGCTGTAATCGGCGGCTGCCGATCCGGCGACCGCCCGGTGATGGCGGCCGACCGGGATGGTGTATTCGGGCCGCAGGCACAGCTCCGCGCCGCCCGCGTCCTGCGTGATGAAGATGCGCCGCCGGATATCCTCGCCCGAGAGTTCGAGGAAAGGCTCGACCGGCTGCAGCACCGGCGGCTCGACGCGCGCATAGCCCCGCCCCTCGAAGAAGGCGAGCAGCCGCTCATGAGCGGCCGAGGTGATCTGCGCGGCTCCGTTGCCCGTCATCATCCTGGTCCGTTCGTCCGGTCCCTATACCTGATGCCGCTCTAAGCAGGCTTGCGGTGGCAAGCCACCCCTTTGCCTGCTTTAGGCTTTTGCCATGTCGCGGGTTTGTGCCGGAAAACCGCGTGGCACGTTTCCGAGACCTGCTTAGCCTGCGAAATGCCGCTCCAGCACCTCGCGCATCCGGGGCACCAGTTCGCCCTCCGGCACCGAGAACTGGGCCGGGCGGGCGGCCTTCCACTCGGCATTGCTGGCGATGGCCTCGGCGGCGCGTGCGCCCTCGATCAGGTCCTTGATCTGGACCTCGCCGCGCGCGCGCTCGTCGCTGCCCTGGATCACCACCGCGGGCGCGCCGCGCCGGTCGGCGTATTTCATCTGCGCCTTGAGGCCGGCGGCGCCGAGATAGAGTTCGGAGCGGATCCCCGCATCGCGCAGGCGCGCCACCAGGGCCTGGTAGGCGGCGATCTCCTCGCGGTCGAGGACCAGCACCACGACCGGCCCGGGCGCCGCGGCGCCCGCGACGATCGGGCTCTTCACGATCTGCAAGGCCGAGAACAGCCGCGAGACGCCGATGGAGAAGCCCGTCGCCGGCACCGGCTCGGCGCGGAAGCGGCCGACGAGCCCGTCGTAGCGTCCTCCCCCGGCCACCGAGCCGAAGCGCACCGTCTGCCCGTCCTCACCGACCACCGGGAAGGTCAGCTCCGCCTCGTAGACCGGCCCCGTATAGTATTCGAGGCCGCGCACCACGGAAGGGTCGGCCCGCACGCGCTCGTGTCCGTAGCCCGCCGCCTCGCAGAGCCGCAGGATGGCGTGGAGTTCCGCAATGCCCTGGCGGCCCGTCTCCGATCCCCCGACCACCTCGACCCAGCCGCCGAAGAATTTCTCCCAGAAGGCGAGACGATCGCCGCCCTCCGTCGGGGCGGCCTGGAAGGAGACGTAGCGGATGATGCGGTCGATCGCCTCGTCCGAGAGCCCCGCGCCCCTGGTGAAGTCGCCGCTCTCGTCCCGGCGCCCTGGGCCGAGGAGCAGGCGCACCCCGTCGACGCCGAGCCGGTCGAGCTTGTCGATCGCCCGCAGCACCGTGAGGCGCCGCCCGGCCTGATCGTCGCCGCCGAGGCCGATCGCCTCCATGACGCCGTCGAGCACCTTGCGGTTGTTGACCTTCACCACATAGTCGCCGCGGGCGATGCCGACCCGCTCCAGGGTGTCGGCCGCCATCATGCAGATCTCGGCATCCGCCGCGACGCTCGGCGCCCCGACGATGTCGGCATCGAACTGCATGAACTGGCGGAAGCGGCCCGGCCCGGGTTTCTCGTTGCGGAAGACGTAGCCGGCCCGGTAGCTGCGATAGGGCTTAGGGACCGCGTCGAAATGCTCGGCCACGTAGCGGGCAAGCGGCGCCGTCAGGTCGTAGCGCAGCGACAGCCACGCCTCGTCGTCGTCCTGGAACGAGAACACGCCCTCGTTCGGCCGGTCGAGGTCAGGCAGGAACTTGCCGAGCGCCTCGGTGTACTCGATGAAGGGGGTCTCGACGGCCTCGAAGCCGTAGAGCTCGAAGCTCTCGCGGATCGTCTGCAGCATGCGCTCTGTGGCGGCGATCTCGGCCGGACCGCGATCGATGAGGCCGCGCGGCAGGCGGGGCTTGAGGGTGGCGGCCTTCGCGGGCTTGGACATGGCGGCAGGAATCCGGTCGTCGTGGCGCGGCCTCTCCGGGACGTTCCTGGCGGATGGGCGAGGTCCGGGGCGCGGGCGGGGCCAGCCCGCCGAGGCCGCACGCGCTCTAGACCATTTGGCGCGCCGTGCAAACCGCGGCGGGCCCGTCCTCGCGCCATCGCACCCGTGCGGCTTCGAGCGCCCAGACGATGCCGAGCATCATGTAGACGTGGCGCCACTTCTCCACGTCGATCTGAAACGCCTGCAGGAAGAACATGACGAGCGCCGGCACCACGATCTGCGCGTGGCGCCGCACGGGCGTCGGCGCGAGCATCAGCCGCCACCCGACCCGGCTGGTCGAGAGGACGAGGAGGATGAAGGCCGCGCCCGCCACCCAGCCGCCATTCGCGAAGGCGCCCAGATATGAATTGTGCGGCTCAAGGTTGAAGATCAGGCGCCAGCGCAGGGGGCCGAAGCCCATCGGCTCCTCCATGAGCAGGCCGAGGCCCCGGATCTGGTTGCCGAAGCGGCCGGTCTCGCCCTCGTCGTAATCCTGGGTGACGGCGGCCCGTTTCGCGAAGGTCTCGGCCACGCTGCCGACCGAGAGGAGCCCGCCGAGTGCGAGGCCGCCGAGCAGCACCGTCGCGACGGTGCTGCGCAGGATGCGGCGGCGTAAGGCACGGGAGGCGGTGGTGCGATAAATGCACGTCACCATCAGGGCGATTGCCACGGCCGTGCCGCCCCAGGAGCCGCGGGAGAAGGACAGGAAGATCGCGCCGAGCAGCAGCAGCAGCCCGGCGACCGACAGAAGCGGATGCCGCGCCCGGCCCGAGATCAGGTTGTGTATCAGGTAGAGGGCGCCGAGGGTGAGGAAGGAGCCGAACACGTTCGGGTCCTGGAAGGTGCCCGAGGCGCGGCCATACTTGCTGAACAGATCCTCGTTGCCGATCAGGCCGAGATAGCCCCCGATGCCGAGCGCCCCGGAGAACAGGGTGCTCGCCGTGTAGACCTTCAGCGCCAGCTCCAGCCGCCGGTCGGTGTCGTCGGAGAAGAACATCGCGAAGAAGATGCCCGTCACCGCGAGGTAGCAGAGCTGGATGGTCCACAGCGACGGCTTCTCCTCGTCGAGGTAGGGCAGCAGGGCCAGCACCGTCATGCCGACGAAGACGAGGAGCAGGACCACCAGCGGGACCGCACCGCGGTGGAGCCGGATGCCGAGGAGGAGCCAGAGGGCCATCGTCGGGAGGGCGACGAGGTCGTAGGGCGAGGCATCCGAGAAGGCGAAGCAGGCGAAGAAGATGAAGGCCGCCATGAGGGCGAGCCCCAGCCCGTGCAGAACCCGCAGGAGCGGCAGCCCGCCGAGGCTGCGGCGGGGCAGGATTGCGGTGGTCATCGGGCGGCTCCGGTCGGATGCAACCGGCCGCAGAGTGCGACGGCAACCGTATGCGCCGCCTCAAGCAAGATGGTGAAGGAGATCCTTCCTCGAACGCGCAGCCCCGCCGCGCTTGCCAAGCACGGCGGGGCCGGTCGTTCGGGGAACGGAGCCGATACGCAACCTGGCTCCCCGTGAGGATCGCGCCGGGCGGTGAATCTTTCCTCAACGCGTCGCCAGAGACACGCCGGAAGCCGGCGCCGGGGCGGAGCGGCACTCCGCCCGTTCCGCGTAGCGCCGGGCCAACGCCGCGCAGGCGAGGATCTGCACCTGGTGGAACAGCATCACCGGAAGCAGCAGGCTGCCCACATCCTGGCCGGCGAACATCACGTTCGCCATCGGCACGCCCGCGGCGAGGCTCTTCTTGGAGCCGCAGAGCACGATGGTGATCTCGTCCGCCCGCGAGAAGCCGAGAAGGCGGCTCGCAGCCGTGGTGATGGCGAGCACGCCGACGAGCAGCACAACGTCCACCGCCAGCATGACGAGGAGCGCCGGGAGCGAGGTTCGCGACCACAGCCCGGCCGCCGTGGCGTGGCTGAAGGCCAGATAGACCACGAGCAGGATCGAGCCGCGGTCGACCACGCTCGTCAGCCGCTTGCGGCGAGACAGCCAGGGCCCGAGCCGCGCGTGAAGCAACTGCCCGAGCAGGAACGGGGCGAGGAGCTGCATCACGATCTTGCCGATGCCGCTCCAGTCGAAACCGCCGCCCTGCACGTGGAACAGCAGCGAGATGAGGAGCGGCGTGAAGAGCATGCCGAGGATGTTCGAGGCGGAGGCCGCACAGACCGCGGCCGGCACGTTCCCGCCCGCCACCGCCGTGAAGGCGACAGAGGATTGCATGGTCGAGGGCAGGACGCAGAGGAACAGGACGCCCGCCGCGAGGGCCGGCGTCAGCAGGGTCGGCGTCAGAAGCCCGGCCGCGAGCCCGAGCAGCGGAAATAGCCCGAAGGTCGCGGCGAGCACGACGAGGTGCAGCCGCCAATGCGCCAGCCCCGCGAGGGCGGTGTGCCGGTCGATGCGCGCGCCGTGCAGGAAGAACAGGAGCGCGATCGCCCCTTCGGCGACGAGTTCGAGCCGTTCGGCCAAGGCGCCATCCACCGGAAGGACGGAGCCGAGCACGAGGCAGCCGACAAGCATGAGCGTGAAGGGGTCGAGGCGGAAGCGGGCCGGCATCTGGCGGATCCTGAAGGGGTGCTCCGCTGTAATCCTGCGATGCAGCCACGGGTATGCTGCGGCGCAGGATTACAGTTATCATGAACTGCGATAATCTGCCCGCCTTCTATGCAGGATCGCACAGAGCATGAGCCGCCTCATCGACCCGATCCTGCTCCGGACGCTGACGGCGGTGGTGCGCAGCCGCAGCTTCAGCCGCGCAGCCGAACAGCTGAGCCTGCGGCAATCGACCGTGAGCCAGCACGTCCAGCGGCTGGAGGCGCAGCTCGGCCGGAGGCTCATCGCCCGCGACACCCATTCGGTGGCGCCGACGCCGGAGGGCGAGGCGGTGCTGGGCTTCGCCCGCACCGTGCTCGATGCCCATGAGCGGCTGGAGCGCACGCTGGCGGGCGGGGCAGTGCAGGGCCGGCTGCGCTTCGGTGCCTCCGAGGACTTCGTCCAGACGCGCTTCGCCGAGGCGCTGCGCGATTTCCGCGCGAGCTACCCGTCGGTGGACTTCGAACTCAGCGTCTCGTTCACGCAGCTCCTCGGCGAGGCGGTGGAGCGGGGCGATCTCGACCTCTTCCTCGGCAAGCGCCGGGTCGGCGAGGCGCAGGGGCTGCTGGTGCGGCGGGATCGGCTGGTTTGGGTCGGCCTTCCCTCGGCTCTGCCCGAGCGGGACGAGCCCGTCTCGATCCTCACCTTCCCGGCTCCCAGCATCACGCGCGCGATCGCGCTCGAGGCTCTCGCACGCGAGAGCCGGGCGTGGCGGATCAGCTGCACCTGCGCGAGTCTGAGCGGGCTGCGCGCCGCCGCTCTCGCCGGGCTCGGATTGATGGTGCAGGCCCGCAGCCTGATCGCGGACGGCCTCCAGGAACTCGCCGGCACCGACCTGCCGCGGCTGCCCGAGGTCGAGTTCATCCTCGCCGGCCCCGGCCTCCAGCGCGAGCCGAGCCGCACGCTCGCGCACGACATCCTGCACGCGGATATCTGGGATTGAGCGCCGACCTGAATCGGAATTGTTCGCTGTAAGCCGGGCGGTGATATGGCTTCCGGTTGATCTGTTCCGAGACGAGGACGCGCGGGAACCAACCGGAAACCGTATGAGAGGTCCATCCTCAATCCCGGACACCATGCGCGGAAGCCGCCCACTCACGCGCATCGGGTTTCGCCTGTCAGCGCGGGCGAGGACGGGGGCCTTGGTCGCGTCGAATTCCCGCGTCTCCAGAACCCGATTCGTGCCGAACGCCGGGAGCCGGAGCCGCTACCGGCGCCAGATCCCGAGCTTCTCGGTGCGCGCGTGGCGCTCGGCCTCGACGAGGTCGCTCGTGGCCTCCGGCGTGGCCCGGCCGCCGCCGTTGTAGAGCACGACTTCCGACAGGTCGTGCCCATCGACCGTGCAGAGATAAGCCGCGCCGGTGGGCGCGGGCTGGCAGGCGACCGGACGGCCCGCGAGGTAGCTCGTCAGGTCCTGAGCCTGAGCGCCCTTCGCGGTCTCGACGCCGAAGAGGCGCACCGTCCT
Encoded here:
- a CDS encoding bile acid:sodium symporter family protein, which codes for MPARFRLDPFTLMLVGCLVLGSVLPVDGALAERLELVAEGAIALLFFLHGARIDRHTALAGLAHWRLHLVVLAATFGLFPLLGLAAGLLTPTLLTPALAAGVLFLCVLPSTMQSSVAFTAVAGGNVPAAVCAASASNILGMLFTPLLISLLFHVQGGGFDWSGIGKIVMQLLAPFLLGQLLHARLGPWLSRRKRLTSVVDRGSILLVVYLAFSHATAAGLWSRTSLPALLVMLAVDVVLLVGVLAITTAASRLLGFSRADEITIVLCGSKKSLAAGVPMANVMFAGQDVGSLLLPVMLFHQVQILACAALARRYAERAECRSAPAPASGVSLATR
- a CDS encoding LysR substrate-binding domain-containing protein — its product is MSRLIDPILLRTLTAVVRSRSFSRAAEQLSLRQSTVSQHVQRLEAQLGRRLIARDTHSVAPTPEGEAVLGFARTVLDAHERLERTLAGGAVQGRLRFGASEDFVQTRFAEALRDFRASYPSVDFELSVSFTQLLGEAVERGDLDLFLGKRRVGEAQGLLVRRDRLVWVGLPSALPERDEPVSILTFPAPSITRAIALEALARESRAWRISCTCASLSGLRAAALAGLGLMVQARSLIADGLQELAGTDLPRLPEVEFILAGPGLQREPSRTLAHDILHADIWD
- the hemA gene encoding 5-aminolevulinate synthase, with product MPETDYQAIFRGALDRLHGERRYRVFADIERIAGRFPAARWRQPDGSSREITVWCSNDYLGMGQHPAVVQALTETARRCGVGAGGTRNIAGTTSPLVDLERELADLHGKEAALVFTSGYVSNQTGIATLARLIPHCLILSDAYNHNSMIEGVRQSGCEKKIFRHNDLGHLEALLREAGARPKLIVFESVYSMDGDVAPIGAICDLAERYGALTYIDEVHAVGLYGPRGAGIAERDGVMHRLDVIEGTLAKGFGVVGGYISGTAAMCDAVRSHAPGFIFTTALPPAIAAAASASIRHLKRSGAEREAHQRQAARTKAALAAAGLPVRATETHIVPVMVGDAERCKAAADRLLERHGIYIQPINYPTVPRGTERLRITPTPFHDEAQIARLTEALLEVWQALDLPRAGTPVVEAAA
- the hisS gene encoding histidine--tRNA ligase, which gives rise to MSKPAKAATLKPRLPRGLIDRGPAEIAATERMLQTIRESFELYGFEAVETPFIEYTEALGKFLPDLDRPNEGVFSFQDDDEAWLSLRYDLTAPLARYVAEHFDAVPKPYRSYRAGYVFRNEKPGPGRFRQFMQFDADIVGAPSVAADAEICMMAADTLERVGIARGDYVVKVNNRKVLDGVMEAIGLGGDDQAGRRLTVLRAIDKLDRLGVDGVRLLLGPGRRDESGDFTRGAGLSDEAIDRIIRYVSFQAAPTEGGDRLAFWEKFFGGWVEVVGGSETGRQGIAELHAILRLCEAAGYGHERVRADPSVVRGLEYYTGPVYEAELTFPVVGEDGQTVRFGSVAGGGRYDGLVGRFRAEPVPATGFSIGVSRLFSALQIVKSPIVAGAAAPGPVVVLVLDREEIAAYQALVARLRDAGIRSELYLGAAGLKAQMKYADRRGAPAVVIQGSDERARGEVQIKDLIEGARAAEAIASNAEWKAARPAQFSVPEGELVPRMREVLERHFAG
- a CDS encoding ATP phosphoribosyltransferase regulatory subunit, with the translated sequence MTGNGAAQITSAAHERLLAFFEGRGYARVEPPVLQPVEPFLELSGEDIRRRIFITQDAGGAELCLRPEYTIPVGRHHRAVAGSAAADYSYLGPVFRLRAAEPDEFHQAGIESIGRVEIPAVDAEILGLAVEGLERLGRRDLQVRLGDMGLITALLDALGVAPAAKRRCLRAIAAGRSLDDLVAPAPVGEAHAGLLSAIQGQDPQGVRAFVEDVLAIAGISRVGGRSAGEIAERFLAKAAAHAGGGAGLGSETRAVIEAYLAVTGDPDQAAAAVRELIGSAGLAAPALREALALFEERNGFIAARGLPLDRFTFTGRFARNLDYYTGFIFEIAEAEGERPVVGGGRYDGLLQHLGSPEPLPAVGCSFWLDRLAARETSR
- a CDS encoding O-antigen ligase family protein, which codes for MTTAILPRRSLGGLPLLRVLHGLGLALMAAFIFFACFAFSDASPYDLVALPTMALWLLLGIRLHRGAVPLVVLLLVFVGMTVLALLPYLDEEKPSLWTIQLCYLAVTGIFFAMFFSDDTDRRLELALKVYTASTLFSGALGIGGYLGLIGNEDLFSKYGRASGTFQDPNVFGSFLTLGALYLIHNLISGRARHPLLSVAGLLLLLGAIFLSFSRGSWGGTAVAIALMVTCIYRTTASRALRRRILRSTVATVLLGGLALGGLLSVGSVAETFAKRAAVTQDYDEGETGRFGNQIRGLGLLMEEPMGFGPLRWRLIFNLEPHNSYLGAFANGGWVAGAAFILLVLSTSRVGWRLMLAPTPVRRHAQIVVPALVMFFLQAFQIDVEKWRHVYMMLGIVWALEAARVRWREDGPAAVCTARQMV